Proteins encoded together in one Planctopirus ephydatiae window:
- a CDS encoding iron-containing alcohol dehydrogenase family protein, which produces MLVPTISLPALLRIKPGAMSRLGIYLTREKFQEIALFSSTGMQASILEEVARSLEAEDVAIRDREEVADSTIENALRLLGRLPADVQAVVGVGGGKALDVAKFVAHLANRPYIAVPTSLSNDGFCSPQASLTLDGHRKSIGARLPFGVVVDTQVCLEAPRSLWLSGIGDLIAKFTAVYEWKASFHARGEPVNDLAALLSDATVRQFLSRPTHDLEGIRLLATALMLGGISMEISGTSRPASGSEHLISHALDEISSRPRLHGVQVGMATYLMSTIIGQHTEEIRKLLTETGFLDLVREDPFDGEEWRAAIQKAPSIKPHYFSLLNTPGNQEKLLSTMRDDPTLVGCFR; this is translated from the coding sequence ATGTTAGTTCCCACAATTTCACTTCCGGCATTACTGCGAATTAAGCCAGGTGCAATGAGCCGGCTGGGAATCTATCTGACCAGAGAAAAATTCCAGGAGATCGCTCTGTTCAGCAGCACAGGAATGCAAGCCTCGATTCTCGAGGAGGTCGCAAGATCGTTAGAGGCTGAAGATGTAGCAATTCGTGATCGTGAAGAGGTCGCGGATTCGACCATCGAAAATGCCTTGCGATTGCTGGGGCGACTTCCGGCTGACGTCCAAGCGGTCGTTGGTGTGGGCGGTGGCAAAGCCCTGGATGTGGCGAAGTTCGTGGCTCATCTGGCGAATCGACCCTACATCGCTGTCCCGACATCGTTGTCGAACGATGGTTTCTGTAGCCCTCAGGCCAGCCTGACACTTGACGGGCATCGAAAATCAATAGGAGCCCGCTTGCCCTTTGGAGTCGTTGTCGATACGCAGGTCTGTCTGGAAGCGCCGCGCTCTTTGTGGCTTTCCGGGATTGGAGACCTGATTGCCAAGTTCACTGCCGTCTACGAGTGGAAGGCTTCGTTTCATGCCCGGGGTGAACCTGTCAACGATCTGGCTGCGCTCCTCTCGGATGCGACTGTACGGCAATTTCTTTCCAGACCCACCCACGATCTGGAAGGTATCCGTCTACTGGCGACGGCTTTGATGCTCGGCGGAATCTCCATGGAAATCAGCGGCACATCCAGACCTGCCAGTGGGAGTGAACATCTCATTTCGCATGCACTCGACGAAATTTCTTCGAGGCCAAGGTTGCATGGCGTGCAGGTGGGGATGGCGACCTATCTGATGTCGACCATCATTGGCCAACACACAGAGGAAATTCGAAAGTTGTTGACTGAAACCGGGTTTCTTGATCTGGTGCGAGAAGATCCGTTCGACGGGGAAGAATGGCGTGCCGCCATTCAGAAAGCACCGTCGATCAAGCCCCACTACTTTTCACTGCTCAATACTCCTGGAAATCAGGAGAAACTGCTAAGCACGATGCGGGATGATCCGACTCTTGTCGGCTGCTTTCGATAA
- a CDS encoding A24 family peptidase, which yields MADSVLVNDLSGVELANIRIMTGLTAAWFVALGASLGSFLNVVVYRLPLGKSLWRSPSACPHCGTRIRSGDNIPVMGWIKLLGKCRSCQWPIPIRYPLVELVVGLQFFVVLFATVISGGRSLPNRPPDHYAGVVWTVWYAKYPDLLQIFGFHCLGLYLLLAICLMGWDGRRIPQKFVSFCLATMGLYAFIFPAVYPQANLILTFSGFSWDDRFWALGAALGGWFVGGALGAIQVSGRISQTIPCLHAGWIFAMGLAGAIFGWKAAIALSIVLIPCWLLLALWSQLVHANKIHWIWLTLPAFSTLLAINWKLIDHWISMLVAGHLWWVLLSVLLISGMIARIPVPSRIQQSVTNEPPPVDTSVSTPAEPQTPPLE from the coding sequence ATGGCTGACTCAGTTCTGGTAAACGATCTCTCTGGTGTTGAACTGGCGAACATCCGCATCATGACGGGCTTGACTGCCGCATGGTTTGTGGCGTTGGGTGCCTCACTGGGGAGTTTTCTGAACGTTGTCGTCTATCGCCTCCCGCTGGGAAAATCACTCTGGCGTTCCCCTTCTGCTTGTCCTCACTGTGGAACTCGGATTCGCTCAGGTGATAACATCCCCGTCATGGGCTGGATCAAATTATTAGGCAAATGCCGATCTTGCCAATGGCCGATTCCCATTCGATATCCACTGGTGGAATTGGTCGTGGGTCTCCAGTTTTTCGTCGTGCTCTTCGCCACTGTCATCTCAGGTGGAAGATCTCTTCCCAACCGACCACCAGATCATTATGCAGGCGTCGTCTGGACGGTCTGGTATGCAAAGTATCCAGATCTGCTCCAGATTTTTGGCTTTCATTGTCTGGGGTTGTACCTCCTTCTGGCCATTTGCCTCATGGGATGGGATGGACGACGAATTCCACAAAAATTTGTCTCCTTCTGTCTGGCGACGATGGGACTGTACGCCTTTATTTTCCCGGCTGTTTATCCCCAGGCCAATCTCATTTTGACATTCTCAGGTTTCAGTTGGGATGACCGTTTCTGGGCGTTAGGCGCCGCTCTGGGTGGTTGGTTCGTGGGAGGTGCTCTCGGAGCGATTCAGGTTTCGGGGAGAATTTCTCAGACGATCCCTTGCCTGCATGCAGGTTGGATTTTTGCCATGGGGCTGGCTGGAGCGATCTTTGGCTGGAAGGCGGCTATCGCTCTCTCAATTGTGCTGATTCCCTGTTGGTTACTGCTGGCTCTCTGGAGCCAGCTGGTACATGCCAATAAAATCCACTGGATCTGGCTGACATTACCTGCCTTCTCAACCCTGTTGGCGATCAATTGGAAACTGATTGACCACTGGATTTCAATGCTCGTGGCGGGGCACCTCTGGTGGGTGCTATTGTCCGTACTTCTCATCAGCGGCATGATTGCCAGAATTCCTGTCCCCTCCCGAATTCAGCAATCTGTCACCAATGAACCTCCGCCTGTCGATACATCTGTCAGTACACCGGCAGAGCCGCAGACTCCTCCTCTCGAGTGA
- a CDS encoding SDR family oxidoreductase, which produces MSFQITDRVVLVTGANRGIGKSIVETFLAHGVKKVYAGVRELSKAKDLVELGQGKVVPIIIDLADRATIDWAAADAKDVELVVNNAGIARTTSLFSEQVYESLDEELKVNLYGVIAMARAFAPVLKANGGGAFVQLNSVVSIKSFGDFATYSASKAAAYSVTQAIRDGLREQGTLVVSVHPGPIATDMAAAVGLLEVADPPAVVSEGIVQALAQGQFHVFPDKMAKQFWGVYENYARNIVEGPGTVE; this is translated from the coding sequence ATGTCTTTTCAAATTACAGATCGAGTTGTACTGGTGACGGGTGCCAATCGCGGAATTGGAAAGTCGATTGTCGAAACATTTCTGGCCCATGGGGTGAAAAAGGTCTATGCCGGTGTGCGGGAGTTATCCAAAGCCAAAGACCTGGTCGAACTGGGTCAGGGCAAGGTGGTACCCATCATCATCGATCTGGCAGACCGAGCCACGATCGACTGGGCAGCAGCTGATGCGAAGGATGTCGAGTTGGTCGTGAACAATGCCGGGATTGCCCGAACAACATCCCTTTTCAGTGAGCAGGTGTATGAATCGCTGGATGAAGAATTGAAGGTCAATTTGTATGGCGTCATTGCGATGGCGCGAGCCTTTGCACCCGTATTGAAAGCGAACGGTGGCGGTGCATTCGTGCAACTCAATTCGGTGGTGTCGATCAAGTCTTTTGGAGACTTTGCCACTTACAGTGCTTCCAAAGCCGCTGCCTACTCGGTCACTCAGGCCATTCGCGATGGGCTTAGAGAACAAGGGACATTAGTGGTCAGCGTCCATCCGGGGCCGATTGCGACCGATATGGCAGCAGCCGTCGGGTTATTGGAAGTCGCCGATCCTCCCGCGGTCGTTTCTGAAGGGATCGTTCAAGCACTGGCGCAGGGGCAGTTCCATGTCTTCCCAGATAAAATGGCAAAACAGTTCTGGGGGGTATATGAAAACTACGCCAGGAACATCGTGGAAGGCCCAGGAACTGTTGAGTGA
- a CDS encoding HD-GYP domain-containing protein, whose protein sequence is MATISIEYSNPLATQKDLAWGVESINRTSPECDQVASSLLEEMAAATGLPSFVWIPCRRYWKSETSLPTWLTLSPAMVDRFLYANGSTLVDLGPSIRFLGFPVTLPTGEVAILGSVAREGAANAPAEWILAATDAGWSQAELTQFVDSLLCIPRPTLDRLCALAGRHFSSMRTVDRLDDELQQLTSQIEYTFEEISLLHSLTQRLQLSRSPLELANHCLARLHSLIPASGNAIWMQVDHDRHHFSVEGHLPLDEFQLARLTSRFEEHDWSRPLVKNNLAKTLLGADFPGLQNFILVPIGEAPFRRGWIVSCNLSDDKEYGSVEASLLGSIGTILGTHLRNIELYREHQSLVISFVRSLVQTLDAKDPYTRGHSERVALIARRLGQELRLPADDLEDIYMSSMLHDIGKIGVDDRILRKPDQLTPEEFRAIQQHPMIGYRILKQLKNLQHILPGVRSHHEAFNGKGYPDCLKGEEIPLMARIIAVADSYDAMCSDRPYRKGMPLERLEEIFRRGSGLQWDPNVIDAYFAAREDISEICRAYSPTGTDLLAELPIETMARRFL, encoded by the coding sequence ATGGCTACGATCTCAATCGAATACTCAAATCCATTGGCAACACAGAAAGATCTTGCCTGGGGTGTCGAGTCGATCAACCGAACTTCGCCAGAATGCGATCAAGTCGCTTCTTCTCTGCTTGAGGAAATGGCAGCCGCTACTGGTCTGCCTTCATTCGTCTGGATACCGTGCCGTCGCTACTGGAAAAGTGAGACATCACTCCCCACCTGGTTGACACTCTCTCCAGCAATGGTCGACCGATTTCTTTATGCAAACGGTTCAACGCTGGTTGATCTAGGACCTTCCATCCGGTTTCTTGGATTTCCAGTGACTCTACCGACAGGAGAGGTGGCCATACTCGGCTCCGTCGCCCGAGAAGGTGCAGCCAATGCTCCAGCGGAATGGATACTGGCAGCGACCGATGCTGGCTGGTCACAGGCCGAACTGACACAATTTGTCGATTCATTGCTTTGTATTCCACGCCCCACACTGGATCGTCTCTGTGCTCTGGCAGGTCGCCATTTTTCTTCGATGCGTACTGTTGATCGACTCGATGATGAATTGCAGCAACTCACTTCACAGATTGAATACACGTTCGAAGAAATCAGCTTGCTGCATAGCCTGACGCAAAGATTACAACTCTCTCGATCACCGTTAGAACTGGCAAATCATTGCCTGGCACGCCTGCATTCTTTGATTCCTGCATCAGGGAACGCCATCTGGATGCAGGTTGATCACGACCGGCATCATTTCTCGGTCGAGGGGCACCTACCACTTGATGAGTTCCAACTGGCCAGGCTGACATCCCGTTTTGAAGAGCATGACTGGTCGCGGCCACTGGTCAAGAATAATCTCGCCAAAACTTTACTGGGTGCCGACTTTCCAGGTCTGCAAAACTTCATTCTTGTCCCGATTGGAGAAGCTCCTTTCCGTCGAGGCTGGATCGTCAGTTGCAACCTCAGTGACGACAAAGAATACGGCTCGGTTGAAGCCAGTCTGTTGGGTTCGATTGGTACCATTCTCGGGACGCATCTCCGCAATATCGAACTTTATCGCGAGCATCAGTCTCTAGTGATCAGCTTTGTTCGTTCATTGGTGCAAACTCTCGACGCCAAAGACCCTTACACTCGTGGCCACAGTGAGCGTGTCGCACTCATCGCCAGGCGACTTGGCCAGGAACTCAGGCTGCCGGCAGATGATCTCGAAGATATCTACATGTCGAGCATGCTGCATGACATCGGCAAGATTGGTGTCGATGACCGGATACTCCGTAAACCTGATCAGTTGACCCCGGAAGAGTTCCGGGCAATTCAACAGCACCCGATGATTGGCTATCGAATTCTCAAACAACTCAAAAATCTGCAACACATACTTCCGGGGGTGCGCAGCCACCATGAAGCCTTCAATGGCAAAGGCTATCCGGACTGTCTTAAGGGAGAAGAAATTCCTTTGATGGCCCGCATTATTGCCGTTGCCGATAGCTACGATGCGATGTGCAGTGACCGCCCTTATCGTAAAGGGATGCCTTTGGAACGTTTGGAAGAAATCTTCCGCAGAGGCTCTGGTCTCCAGTGGGATCCCAATGTGATCGATGCGTATTTTGCCGCCCGCGAAGACATTTCGGAAATCTGTCGAGCCTATTCGCCCACAGGTACAGATCTACTGGCCGAGTTGCCCATCGAGACGATGGCACGCAGGTTTCTTTAA
- the murD gene encoding UDP-N-acetylmuramoyl-L-alanine--D-glutamate ligase, which translates to MSKNLPDFQKRAFARRAVESLAGRRVTVLGLGTLGGAVQAVKFLAAQGAVVTVTDAKPASKLAASLSELAQTPIHRFVLGGHDDDDFRKADLIVANPAVRPDHRLLKLARSFGIPITTEVQLFLERCPAPVAAVTGSNGKSTTTAMLHRICELASGSPGLRRTWLGGNIGVSLLDQLPAITSDDLVVMELSSFQLYWLNQIEWSPNIAIVTNFSANHLDWHDTLDDYRSAKQTMFRWQNESDVVVINLDEPDVCQWPGPAQRLGFQTGSNCSDVTTKYGVFSESKQEGYSPSQILRLPHAEIRLPVSSWLQVRGVHNLQNAMAAIAAASVLDIPFDIIETALRSYQALPHRLEFVGACAGREFYNDSLATTPESAILGLQAFTQPVILLAGGYDKGVDLSSMSKLISQACRVVVLMGQTAPAIHEQIEQNRQSGGGPEVIFASSPHDAFTKAWENSQPGEVILLSPGCASYDWFVNFRDRGEQFRQFVRELAKTHEEQ; encoded by the coding sequence ATGTCAAAAAATCTACCTGATTTCCAGAAGCGAGCGTTTGCCAGACGAGCCGTCGAGTCGCTCGCGGGGCGCCGTGTGACTGTCCTTGGCTTAGGGACACTGGGCGGTGCCGTGCAGGCGGTCAAGTTTTTGGCGGCACAAGGGGCCGTTGTGACCGTCACCGATGCGAAGCCAGCCAGCAAGTTGGCTGCCAGCCTCTCCGAGCTTGCCCAGACACCGATTCATCGGTTTGTGCTGGGCGGGCATGATGACGATGACTTTCGCAAGGCTGACTTAATTGTCGCCAACCCAGCCGTTCGACCAGATCATCGATTGCTGAAACTGGCACGAAGTTTTGGCATTCCAATTACTACGGAGGTGCAACTCTTTCTCGAGCGGTGCCCAGCACCCGTCGCGGCAGTGACTGGAAGTAATGGAAAGTCCACCACCACCGCCATGCTGCATCGTATCTGCGAATTGGCCAGTGGATCGCCCGGACTTCGGCGAACGTGGCTGGGTGGGAATATTGGTGTCAGTCTGCTCGATCAACTTCCCGCCATAACCAGCGATGATCTCGTGGTGATGGAGTTGAGCAGCTTTCAGCTGTACTGGCTGAATCAGATCGAATGGAGTCCGAATATCGCCATTGTGACCAACTTTTCGGCCAATCATCTCGACTGGCATGATACTCTCGATGATTACCGATCTGCCAAGCAGACGATGTTTCGCTGGCAGAATGAAAGCGATGTTGTGGTGATCAATCTCGATGAGCCGGATGTCTGTCAATGGCCCGGGCCAGCCCAGCGATTGGGGTTTCAGACAGGTTCAAACTGCTCTGATGTCACGACGAAGTATGGTGTTTTCTCAGAATCAAAACAGGAAGGTTATTCGCCTTCACAGATTCTGCGTTTGCCCCATGCAGAAATCCGCTTACCTGTTTCGAGTTGGCTACAGGTCAGGGGCGTACATAATCTGCAGAATGCCATGGCCGCGATCGCAGCGGCGTCGGTGCTGGATATACCCTTCGATATCATCGAAACAGCACTTCGCAGTTATCAGGCACTTCCCCATCGCCTGGAGTTTGTCGGGGCATGCGCAGGACGTGAATTCTACAATGACTCACTGGCGACGACTCCGGAATCGGCGATTCTCGGTCTGCAGGCCTTTACGCAACCAGTGATCCTGCTTGCGGGAGGTTATGACAAAGGTGTCGATCTCTCTTCGATGTCAAAATTGATTTCACAAGCATGTCGGGTGGTGGTTCTGATGGGGCAAACTGCTCCTGCTATTCATGAACAGATTGAACAAAACAGGCAGTCTGGCGGGGGGCCGGAAGTTATCTTCGCGAGTAGCCCCCATGATGCGTTCACCAAAGCCTGGGAAAACTCGCAGCCGGGAGAGGTCATACTGCTTTCGCCAGGTTGCGCCAGTTACGACTGGTTTGTCAATTTCCGTGATCGAGGTGAGCAGTTTCGTCAGTTCGTTAGAGAGCTGGCAAAGACTCATGAAGAGCAATAA
- a CDS encoding sulfatase-like hydrolase/transferase yields the protein MRWATFECLRRWHGLMGFGISSYVMLLACCVVLISSTSSKAQQSARPQCPNIVVLLADDAGWGDYSVSGNPYVKTPHIDSIAQQGVSLTNFYVCPVCSPTRAEFLTGRYALRTGVRGVSLGEERLNLDEQTIAEHFRKAGYRTGIFGKWHNGSQGPYHPLARGFDVQLGYTAGHWSEYIDAPLESQGQPITSNGYIVDTCMHAAIDFISSSQPPFFCYVPLTTPHSPWCVPQTYWNRWKDRDVGVNGKEADAVRCVYAMIEQQDDAVGRLLTRLDSLQLSHETIVLYFSDNGPNTARWNGEMRGRKGTVDEGGVRSVGFLRWPGHIPPGSVQPGLMGAIDLLPTLAGLANVPINSAKPLDGFDASAALMRNAPFQREQPLLSHWAGKFSLRSPTHRLDFQGRLYDIQHDRGQKVDLSTTHPELASVMRQQLARLQAELSQPPATRDQTARLDTVAMLRSPWLLPVHKEYLAHPPQDSRLYPVGYVSLPYTWLPARDGQPLGKIQRSSNAPNSSYFTNWNDDQSAVIWPVEVLTSGTYRIELESTSPATAIGSELEISFQDSKLSVPISVAHDPPTDTRQDTIPRPKAETLSKPFRRWQAGSIHLPEGPGLLTIRATQLQGSSIIDLKSISLILEEKTP from the coding sequence ATGCGATGGGCGACATTCGAGTGTTTGAGACGATGGCATGGGCTGATGGGCTTCGGAATATCGTCATACGTTATGCTGCTGGCCTGTTGCGTGGTGCTGATCAGTTCCACCTCTTCAAAGGCTCAACAATCCGCCAGGCCACAGTGTCCGAACATCGTGGTGCTGCTCGCGGATGATGCGGGTTGGGGCGATTACTCAGTCAGTGGAAATCCCTATGTAAAGACTCCGCATATCGACTCCATCGCTCAACAGGGAGTCTCGCTGACAAATTTTTATGTCTGCCCGGTCTGCTCACCAACTCGTGCCGAGTTTCTTACCGGTCGATATGCCCTCCGCACGGGTGTTCGCGGAGTCTCCTTGGGTGAGGAGCGACTCAACCTCGATGAGCAGACGATTGCGGAGCACTTCCGAAAAGCGGGTTATCGAACCGGGATCTTTGGCAAATGGCACAATGGCTCACAAGGCCCCTACCACCCCTTGGCTCGGGGATTCGACGTCCAGTTGGGATACACCGCAGGCCATTGGAGCGAATACATCGATGCTCCACTCGAGTCGCAAGGTCAACCCATCACTTCCAACGGTTACATTGTCGATACCTGCATGCATGCAGCCATCGATTTCATCTCCAGCAGCCAGCCACCATTCTTTTGTTATGTACCACTTACGACACCTCATTCTCCCTGGTGCGTCCCTCAAACCTACTGGAATCGCTGGAAGGATCGCGATGTCGGTGTCAATGGCAAAGAGGCCGATGCTGTCCGATGCGTCTATGCCATGATCGAACAGCAGGATGATGCCGTCGGTCGGTTACTCACACGACTGGATTCACTCCAGTTATCACACGAGACGATTGTCCTGTATTTCTCTGACAACGGGCCAAATACAGCGCGTTGGAATGGTGAGATGCGTGGCCGCAAAGGGACTGTCGATGAAGGTGGAGTTCGTTCGGTCGGATTTCTGCGATGGCCAGGCCATATTCCTCCGGGTTCTGTACAACCCGGGCTCATGGGAGCGATTGATCTTCTCCCGACATTAGCGGGCCTGGCGAACGTCCCGATCAATTCCGCCAAGCCGCTCGATGGATTCGACGCCTCAGCGGCATTAATGAGAAATGCTCCCTTTCAGCGCGAACAACCTCTACTCTCACATTGGGCCGGCAAGTTCAGCTTGCGTTCCCCTACCCATCGGCTTGACTTCCAGGGTCGCTTGTATGACATACAGCACGATCGCGGTCAGAAAGTCGACCTCAGCACCACTCATCCTGAACTTGCCAGTGTCATGAGGCAGCAACTCGCACGCCTGCAAGCTGAGTTATCGCAGCCTCCCGCAACCCGCGATCAGACTGCCCGACTCGATACGGTTGCCATGCTCAGGTCCCCGTGGTTGTTGCCTGTCCACAAGGAGTATCTAGCCCATCCACCACAAGATTCCCGACTCTATCCTGTGGGATATGTTTCGCTGCCATACACTTGGCTCCCCGCACGCGATGGCCAGCCTCTCGGCAAGATTCAGAGAAGTTCGAATGCTCCCAACAGCTCGTATTTTACGAACTGGAATGATGACCAGAGCGCCGTCATCTGGCCCGTCGAAGTCCTCACCAGTGGGACTTATCGCATCGAATTGGAGTCGACATCACCAGCCACAGCCATTGGCTCTGAGCTTGAAATCAGTTTTCAAGACAGCAAACTCTCCGTACCGATTTCCGTGGCCCATGATCCTCCGACGGACACCCGGCAGGACACGATTCCCCGTCCCAAAGCCGAAACGCTCTCGAAGCCATTTCGACGCTGGCAGGCCGGGTCGATTCATCTTCCTGAAGGCCCGGGCTTACTGACGATTCGTGCGACTCAGCTCCAGGGTTCCTCCATCATCGATCTCAAATCCATCA
- a CDS encoding holo-ACP synthase, whose translation MGTSLCETIRIGRLIERHGERFLSRIYTPAEIIACRERTEYLQQFTMYWAIKDATVRAIGPYAGPGLSWREVLVQEDGNYRFEIVLRGELALVADRMKIGKIMVSAAHCRTMATANVIALHESLPAL comes from the coding sequence ATGGGAACAAGCCTGTGTGAGACGATTCGGATAGGTCGCCTGATTGAGCGACACGGAGAGCGTTTTCTCAGTCGCATCTACACCCCAGCGGAGATCATTGCCTGCCGTGAACGAACCGAGTATCTGCAGCAATTCACCATGTACTGGGCGATCAAAGATGCGACTGTCCGGGCCATTGGGCCTTATGCGGGGCCCGGCCTGAGTTGGCGGGAAGTGCTGGTTCAGGAAGACGGAAATTATCGATTTGAAATCGTTCTTCGCGGTGAATTGGCTCTGGTGGCCGACCGCATGAAGATTGGCAAGATCATGGTTTCAGCCGCTCATTGCCGCACCATGGCCACCGCGAACGTTATTGCTCTTCATGAGTCTTTGCCAGCTCTCTAA
- a CDS encoding SDR family NAD(P)-dependent oxidoreductase, whose translation MNLQNRVVLITGGRRLGAHLAKLLAGRGSQIVMTWYQNEQAVREALAACEMAGVKTCSIQADLRQLQDNRRVVAQVVEQFGRIDILVNLTSIYTRTPFASLEPSAFDDMLDSNLRAPYYTATEVAKQMLSQPLIESATGYSLRGKIVHFTDWALDRPYRDYLPYLAAKGGLAAFTKALAVELAPSITVNAIAPGTVLPPPGLSEESLDAIRKSGALEQIGSPADVNHAVLYLLEGTDFVTGETLRVDGGRFLGPPEQNSPDF comes from the coding sequence ATGAATCTCCAAAATCGAGTTGTGTTAATTACGGGTGGCCGCAGACTGGGAGCACATCTGGCAAAACTGCTCGCCGGACGCGGTTCACAGATCGTCATGACCTGGTATCAGAATGAACAGGCGGTCCGTGAAGCTCTCGCGGCCTGTGAAATGGCCGGTGTCAAGACTTGTTCGATTCAGGCTGATCTTCGCCAATTGCAGGATAACCGGCGGGTTGTGGCTCAAGTTGTTGAGCAATTCGGGAGGATCGACATACTGGTTAATCTAACGAGCATTTATACGCGAACACCGTTTGCCAGTCTGGAACCATCCGCTTTTGATGACATGCTCGATTCGAACTTGAGAGCTCCGTACTACACAGCAACGGAAGTGGCGAAGCAGATGTTGTCACAACCACTGATCGAATCGGCGACGGGCTATTCGCTACGCGGGAAGATTGTTCATTTTACGGATTGGGCACTGGATCGACCATACCGGGATTACCTGCCCTATCTGGCAGCCAAGGGTGGCCTGGCTGCATTCACCAAGGCTCTAGCCGTCGAACTGGCTCCCTCGATTACTGTCAATGCGATTGCTCCGGGGACAGTCTTGCCACCGCCAGGACTCTCGGAAGAAAGTCTCGATGCCATCCGAAAAAGTGGTGCTCTTGAACAGATCGGTTCTCCGGCAGATGTTAACCATGCGGTACTCTACCTGCTGGAGGGGACCGATTTTGTGACCGGTGAAACTCTGCGAGTCGATGGAGGCCGCTTTCTGGGACCACCTGAGCAGAATTCTCCTGATTTCTAA